In Phaeobacter gallaeciensis DSM 26640, a genomic segment contains:
- a CDS encoding hybrid sensor histidine kinase/response regulator, with the protein MNRSEKHRATMTTAGLNLIAQAMSIYDSDLRLVVCNQRFQEMFDLPDALITPGARFDETIRHIATSGEYGPVDDIEGFVQQRVDQALDFVPHYLERERANGQVISIEGAPLPQGGWVTVYTDITRTKRIEQLLRARSEEMSDQLIVHTEELSATNRKLAATITALEEAKRQLTEMEARTRLTTEMMPAHIAHVDAEGYYTYTNRRLSSVFPSRPSEILGMHIAEALGAAAYDKIAPHLMAAYQGDSPVFEFTENHDSRRIRVAFTPDATGGVFILSMDVTEETQTRVALQQARRREMAAQMTSGLAHDFSNLLTIILGMQGKLAKSELNPEAADLVQATLSAARRGGRLLNRIAEMTGHRSLRPRATDLHSLLQELKVLATPSLPQGMGLSIVDHTPDIRLLLDPGKLQDALLNLILNARDACGTQGQITVSAHVVGQTWLEVSVTDTGPGFSKTALDKALNPFFTTKGGEGSGLGLPMVYDMAKSTGGDMRIGNTVSGASVTLRIPYRLAPDAAGGLALLVEDSEELRATFRDMLIDLGYAVVEATSVDEACALTADIEGISLVLSDIKLQGSATGIDLAERLQGARLPCILMTSLPTSDPLFRTALKRCPVLQKPFTTHQLSALIKSDSAA; encoded by the coding sequence ATGAACCGATCCGAAAAACACCGCGCCACGATGACCACCGCCGGGCTCAACCTGATTGCCCAGGCGATGTCGATCTATGACAGCGATTTGCGTCTGGTGGTTTGCAACCAGCGCTTTCAGGAGATGTTCGACCTGCCTGATGCGCTGATCACTCCGGGCGCGCGGTTTGACGAAACCATCCGCCATATCGCCACCAGTGGCGAATACGGGCCCGTTGATGATATTGAGGGGTTCGTGCAGCAACGGGTCGATCAGGCGCTGGATTTCGTGCCCCATTATCTGGAGCGCGAGCGTGCCAACGGGCAAGTGATTTCGATCGAGGGGGCACCGCTGCCGCAGGGGGGCTGGGTCACGGTCTACACCGACATCACCCGCACCAAACGGATCGAACAGCTGCTACGAGCCCGTTCCGAGGAAATGTCGGATCAGCTGATCGTCCATACCGAAGAACTCTCGGCCACCAACCGGAAATTGGCCGCCACGATCACCGCGCTTGAGGAGGCCAAACGCCAGCTCACCGAGATGGAGGCCCGCACCCGCCTGACAACCGAGATGATGCCGGCCCATATCGCCCATGTGGATGCAGAGGGGTACTATACCTATACCAACCGACGCCTCAGCTCGGTCTTCCCCAGCCGTCCTTCTGAAATTCTCGGCATGCATATTGCGGAGGCACTTGGAGCTGCCGCCTATGACAAGATCGCCCCACATCTGATGGCCGCCTATCAGGGCGACAGCCCGGTGTTCGAATTCACCGAAAATCACGACAGCCGCCGGATCCGTGTCGCTTTCACCCCCGATGCTACTGGCGGCGTGTTCATCCTGTCGATGGATGTGACCGAGGAAACCCAAACCCGCGTCGCTCTGCAACAGGCCCGCCGCCGCGAGATGGCTGCTCAGATGACCAGCGGGCTGGCGCATGACTTCTCCAACCTGTTGACCATCATCCTCGGAATGCAGGGCAAGCTGGCGAAATCGGAGCTGAACCCGGAGGCCGCGGATCTGGTTCAGGCAACACTATCGGCAGCGCGGCGCGGCGGCCGGTTGCTGAACCGCATCGCAGAAATGACAGGCCATCGCAGTCTGCGCCCGCGCGCCACCGATCTTCATTCCCTACTGCAGGAACTAAAAGTCCTGGCAACGCCCTCGCTGCCGCAGGGTATGGGCCTCAGCATCGTGGACCATACCCCAGATATAAGGCTGCTGCTGGACCCCGGAAAACTGCAGGATGCACTGCTGAACCTTATCCTGAATGCACGTGATGCCTGCGGCACCCAAGGCCAGATCACCGTCAGCGCCCATGTCGTTGGTCAGACATGGTTGGAGGTCAGCGTGACCGACACCGGACCCGGCTTTTCCAAAACCGCATTAGACAAGGCGCTTAATCCGTTTTTCACCACCAAGGGCGGCGAAGGCTCCGGCCTGGGCCTGCCCATGGTCTACGACATGGCAAAATCCACCGGCGGCGACATGCGTATCGGTAATACGGTCTCCGGCGCCAGTGTGACCCTGCGCATCCCCTATCGGCTCGCGCCGGATGCTGCAGGCGGGCTGGCGCTTCTGGTGGAGGACAGCGAGGAGCTGCGCGCCACCTTCCGTGACATGCTGATCGATCTTGGCTATGCCGTGGTGGAAGCAACCAGCGTGGATGAAGCCTGCGCGCTGACCGCCGATATTGAGGGCATTTCGCTGGTGCTGTCTGATATCAAACTTCAGGGCAGCGCCACCGGCATTGATCTGGCCGAACGGTTGCAAGGCGCCCGGCTGCCCTGCATTCTGATGACATCCCTGCCAACCAGCGACCCTCTGTTTCGCACCGCCCTGAAACGCTGCCCGGTGTTGCAGAAACCCTTTACCACCCATCAGCTCTCAGCGCTGATCAAATCGGACTCCGCCGCATGA
- a CDS encoding AMP-binding protein — protein sequence MMSLPALLERNAAQIGDRQAYREKEFGIWQCWTWSETQKEIEALALGLINLGVNEGDFIAIIGRNRPSLYWAMVAAQSVGAVPVPLYQDAVAEEMSYVLDHCGARFVIAGDQEQVDKVLEVQEQLSNLEQIIYLDPRGMRKYDHHTLHEYAHVQEQGRAARDEWTPDLEARKAKLTYDSTCVMLYTSGTTGKPKGVVLSNRNVIESAKNSAEFDKLTAGENILSYLPMAWVGDFIFSVGQAYWCGFCVNCPESADTMMTDLREIGPTYFFAPPRVFEGQLTSVMIRMEDASTLKRKMFHHFLAHAKKVGGDILDGRPVGLMDRLKYKLGDLLVYGPLKDTLGYGRIRVGYTAGEAIGPEIFDFYRSLGINLKQLYGQTEATVFITVQPDGEVRADTVGVPAPDVEIKIADNGEIFYRSPGTFVEYYNNPESTASTKDAEGWVATGDAGFFEEDSGHLRIIDRAKDVGKMADGAMFAPKYVENKLKFYPDILEVVLFGNGRDRCVAFINIDLTAVGNWAERNNIAYASYQELAGHPKVLQSIKEHVETVNESVAQDRMLSGCQVHRFVVLHKELDADDGEMTRTRKVRRVVVEDKYSDIITALYDGSSQISTRTEVTYEDGRKGEISATLDIIDAKVVPVAPQAVAAE from the coding sequence ATGATGTCCCTGCCGGCGCTGCTTGAACGCAATGCGGCGCAGATTGGCGACCGCCAAGCCTATCGGGAAAAGGAATTCGGCATTTGGCAATGCTGGACCTGGTCCGAGACCCAGAAGGAAATCGAGGCGCTTGCGCTTGGGCTGATCAACCTCGGGGTGAACGAGGGAGATTTCATCGCCATCATCGGGCGCAACCGTCCATCGCTGTACTGGGCGATGGTTGCGGCGCAATCGGTGGGCGCGGTTCCGGTGCCTCTCTATCAGGACGCGGTCGCCGAAGAGATGTCCTATGTTCTGGATCACTGTGGCGCACGGTTCGTCATCGCCGGTGATCAGGAGCAGGTGGACAAGGTGCTCGAGGTTCAGGAGCAGCTGAGCAATCTGGAGCAGATCATCTATCTGGATCCGCGCGGCATGCGCAAATATGACCACCATACGCTGCATGAATATGCCCATGTGCAGGAGCAGGGTCGGGCCGCGCGCGATGAATGGACGCCCGATCTGGAAGCCCGCAAGGCCAAGCTGACCTACGACAGCACCTGCGTGATGCTTTATACTTCTGGCACCACGGGCAAGCCCAAGGGCGTTGTTCTGTCCAATCGTAATGTGATCGAAAGCGCCAAGAACTCTGCGGAGTTCGACAAGCTGACGGCAGGCGAAAATATCCTGTCATATCTGCCGATGGCCTGGGTTGGTGATTTTATCTTCTCGGTCGGGCAGGCCTATTGGTGCGGTTTCTGTGTGAATTGCCCAGAGAGTGCCGACACCATGATGACCGATCTGCGCGAAATCGGGCCGACCTATTTCTTCGCGCCGCCGCGTGTTTTCGAAGGTCAGCTGACCAGCGTCATGATCCGTATGGAAGATGCCAGCACGCTGAAGCGCAAGATGTTCCACCACTTCCTTGCGCATGCCAAGAAGGTTGGCGGCGACATTCTGGATGGTCGCCCGGTCGGACTGATGGACCGGCTGAAGTACAAGCTTGGTGATCTTCTGGTTTATGGTCCGCTGAAGGATACGCTGGGCTATGGCCGTATTCGCGTTGGCTACACCGCCGGTGAGGCGATCGGGCCGGAAATCTTCGATTTCTACCGCAGCCTTGGGATCAACCTGAAACAGCTCTACGGCCAGACCGAGGCGACGGTGTTCATCACCGTGCAGCCTGACGGTGAGGTGCGTGCAGATACCGTCGGTGTTCCAGCCCCTGATGTGGAAATCAAGATCGCGGACAATGGCGAGATTTTCTATCGCTCTCCCGGAACCTTTGTTGAGTATTACAACAACCCGGAATCCACAGCCTCGACCAAGGATGCCGAGGGGTGGGTCGCCACCGGGGATGCCGGTTTCTTTGAAGAAGACAGCGGGCATCTGCGGATTATTGACCGAGCCAAGGACGTTGGCAAAATGGCGGACGGGGCAATGTTTGCGCCCAAATACGTCGAGAACAAGCTGAAGTTTTACCCAGACATTCTGGAAGTTGTGCTGTTCGGTAATGGCCGGGACCGCTGCGTCGCCTTTATCAATATCGACCTGACAGCGGTGGGGAACTGGGCGGAGCGGAACAATATCGCCTATGCGTCCTATCAGGAACTGGCAGGTCACCCGAAGGTGCTGCAATCGATCAAGGAACATGTCGAAACCGTCAACGAGTCGGTGGCGCAGGACCGGATGCTGTCCGGCTGCCAGGTGCATCGCTTTGTTGTCCTGCACAAGGAACTGGACGCTGACGATGGCGAGATGACCCGGACCCGCAAGGTGCGCCGTGTTGTGGTCGAGGACAAGTATTCGGACATTATCACAGCGCTTTACGATGGCTCCTCGCAGATTTCGACACGTACGGAAGTGACCTATGAGGATGGCCGAAAGGGTGAGATCAGCGCCACGCTGGACATCATTGATGCCAAGGTCGTGCCGGTTGCCCCACAGGCGGTGGCTGCAGAATGA
- a CDS encoding ABC transporter ATP-binding protein, producing MEDGYITEDGRKIGGVVMEMKNITLRFGGVVAIKDISFDIREGEIRAIIGPNGAGKSSMLNVISGFYVPQEGQVLFRGKPRPQMRPYEVARQGIARTFQNIALFDGMSVLDNVMTGRLNFMKTNIFQQAIWRGKAEAEETENREAVERIIDFLEIQHIRKTPVARLPYGLKKRVELARALAAEPKLLLLDEPMAGMNVEEKEDMSRFILDVNDEFGTTIALIEHDMGVVMDLSDRVVVMDYGKKIGDGTPDEVRSNQDVIDAYLGVSHD from the coding sequence ATGGAAGACGGCTATATCACCGAGGACGGGCGCAAGATCGGCGGCGTGGTGATGGAGATGAAAAACATCACCCTGCGCTTTGGCGGCGTGGTTGCGATCAAGGATATCTCCTTCGACATACGCGAGGGTGAGATCCGGGCCATCATCGGTCCCAACGGCGCGGGCAAATCCTCGATGTTGAACGTGATCTCGGGGTTTTATGTGCCGCAGGAAGGCCAGGTGCTGTTTCGCGGCAAACCCCGTCCGCAGATGCGCCCCTATGAGGTGGCCCGTCAGGGCATCGCGAGGACATTCCAGAATATCGCGCTGTTCGATGGCATGAGTGTGCTGGACAATGTGATGACCGGGCGCCTCAACTTCATGAAAACCAATATTTTTCAGCAGGCGATCTGGCGCGGCAAGGCAGAGGCGGAAGAGACCGAAAACCGCGAGGCGGTGGAGCGGATCATCGATTTTCTCGAAATCCAGCACATCCGCAAGACGCCGGTGGCACGACTGCCCTATGGCCTGAAAAAACGGGTTGAGCTGGCGCGCGCGCTGGCCGCGGAACCCAAGCTTTTGCTGCTGGACGAGCCGATGGCGGGCATGAACGTCGAGGAAAAAGAGGACATGTCCCGCTTTATCCTCGATGTGAATGACGAATTCGGCACCACCATTGCTTTGATCGAACACGATATGGGCGTGGTCATGGACCTGTCCGACCGGGTTGTGGTGATGGATTACGGCAAGAAAATCGGAGACGGCACACCCGATGAGGTGCGCAGCAATCAGGATGTGATTGATGCCTATCTGGGGGTTAGCCATGACTGA
- a CDS encoding branched-chain amino acid ABC transporter permease, whose translation MFYREAGDFKTSYQDDSQTFPIKFDRIRYYVVLALAFLVVPFVVNDYWANAILLPFLIYSIAAIGLNILVGYCGQVSLGTGGFMAVGAYACYKLMTAFPEMSMFIHVLLAGGITALVCIAFGLPSLRIKGFYLAVATLAAQFFLVWLFNRVPWFYNYSASGQISAPERDVFGIIITGPNAPAWATYMFSLIFLAFCALVARNLTRGTVGRSWMAIRDMDIAAEIIGVNPLKAKLSAFGVSGFFIGVSGALFFSVYLGAVEVGEAFGINKSFLVLFMVIIGGLGSIFGSFAGAAFLVLLPVVLKVVGVDVLGWPTDIVAHIQLVIVGALIVIFLIAEPHGIAQLWRVAKEKLRLWPFPH comes from the coding sequence ATGTTCTATCGTGAAGCCGGAGATTTCAAAACCTCCTACCAAGATGACAGTCAGACCTTCCCGATCAAGTTTGACCGGATCCGCTACTACGTGGTGCTGGCGCTGGCATTCCTGGTGGTTCCCTTTGTGGTAAATGACTACTGGGCCAATGCGATCCTGCTGCCGTTCTTGATCTACTCGATTGCCGCAATTGGCCTGAATATTCTGGTCGGATACTGTGGTCAGGTGTCCCTCGGGACTGGCGGTTTCATGGCTGTGGGGGCCTATGCCTGCTACAAGCTGATGACCGCATTCCCGGAAATGAGCATGTTCATTCACGTGTTGCTCGCCGGCGGTATCACGGCGCTGGTCTGCATTGCCTTCGGTCTTCCATCGCTGAGGATCAAGGGGTTCTACCTTGCCGTGGCGACGCTGGCGGCGCAGTTTTTTCTGGTCTGGCTCTTCAACCGGGTGCCGTGGTTTTATAACTACTCTGCCTCGGGCCAGATCAGTGCACCCGAACGAGATGTGTTCGGTATCATCATCACCGGTCCCAATGCACCGGCCTGGGCCACTTATATGTTCAGCCTGATTTTCCTCGCTTTCTGCGCGTTGGTTGCCCGAAATTTGACCCGCGGGACCGTGGGCCGCAGCTGGATGGCGATCCGCGATATGGATATTGCGGCGGAGATCATCGGGGTGAACCCGCTAAAGGCCAAGCTCTCGGCCTTTGGGGTGTCGGGCTTCTTCATCGGTGTTTCCGGCGCGCTGTTCTTTTCCGTCTATCTTGGCGCAGTCGAGGTCGGCGAAGCCTTTGGCATCAATAAATCATTCCTAGTGCTGTTCATGGTGATCATCGGCGGTCTGGGCTCGATCTTTGGCTCCTTTGCAGGGGCGGCGTTCCTAGTGCTGCTGCCGGTCGTTCTCAAGGTCGTGGGCGTGGATGTGCTCGGCTGGCCCACGGATATCGTGGCCCATATCCAGTTGGTAATTGTTGGTGCGCTGATCGTGATCTTCCTGATCGCGGAGCCACATGGAATCGCCCAGCTGTGGCGCGTGGCCAAGGAAAAACTGAGACTCTGGCCTTTCCCGCACTAA
- a CDS encoding histidine phosphatase family protein, with the protein MTHITLIRHGQANTGARDEASYDRLSDLGHQQARWLGAHLRDTRAHYTRVYCGTLTRHIETAAGMGLEDVVQDPRLNEMEYFNLAEAMQDQHGLDIPTEREGFVDHMPKVFAAWAADDIANPPESWRDFETRTRSALTEIAAGDGPALVVTSGGLIAMAMRQAMGLDTTGTARIALAIMNSSLHRLHPIGGQLSPVLFNAVPHLEHPERHYAQTHL; encoded by the coding sequence ATGACCCACATCACGCTGATCCGCCACGGACAGGCCAACACCGGCGCCCGCGATGAGGCGAGCTATGACCGGCTAAGCGATTTGGGCCATCAGCAGGCACGCTGGTTGGGCGCGCATCTGCGCGACACCCGTGCGCATTACACCCGCGTCTATTGCGGCACTCTGACCCGTCACATCGAAACGGCTGCCGGGATGGGGCTGGAGGATGTGGTGCAGGATCCCCGCCTGAACGAGATGGAGTATTTCAACCTCGCTGAGGCGATGCAGGACCAGCACGGTCTGGATATTCCCACCGAGCGTGAGGGGTTTGTCGATCACATGCCCAAAGTCTTTGCCGCCTGGGCTGCAGATGACATCGCAAACCCGCCCGAAAGCTGGCGCGACTTTGAAACCCGCACCAGATCGGCCCTGACAGAAATCGCGGCGGGAGACGGCCCGGCCTTGGTGGTCACATCGGGCGGGTTGATCGCGATGGCGATGAGGCAAGCGATGGGGCTTGATACAACCGGAACTGCGCGGATCGCACTGGCGATCATGAACAGTTCCCTGCACCGACTGCACCCAATCGGCGGTCAACTGAGCCCGGTTTTATTCAATGCGGTACCGCATCTTGAACATCCGGAACGGCACTACGCGCAAACGCATCTCTAG
- a CDS encoding response regulator transcription factor, whose amino-acid sequence MSRPLITILDDEPEIRRILTDTLEEAGFRTQSFARAREFEASLNRVTPDVCLVDLSLPDTDGLALVHRLALEQGAAVIIISGRAQVQDRVTGLELGADDYITKPFDPAEVVARIRARLRGGPRSAATTGNSAEFSGWTAHFDRYILEDDSGAETPFSHAEGEVLRLFLESPKRLISRAQMQESLGGGAGESFDRAMDVRISRLRTKLREDPKNPRLIKTIYGAGYIFLGDVTWL is encoded by the coding sequence ATGAGCAGACCCCTTATTACAATTCTGGACGACGAACCTGAGATCCGACGCATCCTGACCGACACGCTTGAGGAGGCCGGGTTTCGTACTCAGAGCTTTGCCCGTGCCCGCGAGTTCGAGGCCTCGCTCAATCGGGTAACCCCCGATGTCTGTCTCGTGGATCTGTCACTGCCAGATACCGACGGGCTGGCGCTGGTCCACCGGCTGGCACTGGAACAGGGCGCCGCCGTGATCATCATTTCTGGACGCGCACAGGTGCAGGATCGTGTTACGGGGCTGGAGCTCGGGGCGGATGACTACATCACCAAACCCTTTGACCCGGCAGAGGTCGTGGCCCGCATTCGCGCCCGCCTACGTGGCGGCCCGCGCAGCGCTGCAACCACGGGAAACAGCGCAGAGTTTTCCGGCTGGACCGCGCATTTTGACCGCTACATCCTAGAAGATGACAGCGGCGCAGAGACACCATTCTCCCATGCAGAGGGCGAGGTGCTGCGACTGTTCCTAGAAAGCCCGAAACGCCTGATCTCCCGCGCGCAAATGCAGGAAAGCCTCGGTGGTGGCGCAGGCGAAAGTTTCGACAGGGCAATGGATGTGCGCATTTCACGCCTGCGCACCAAACTGCGGGAGGACCCGAAGAACCCCCGGCTGATCAAAACAATCTACGGTGCCGGCTACATCTTTCTCGGCGATGTGACTTGGCTCTGA
- a CDS encoding branched-chain amino acid ABC transporter permease, translated as MPEQLVFAMEVTLNGLMAGVLYALVALGFVLIYKASGIFNYAQGVMALFAAMTLVGIMNGQVPFSHVINAIFGGHITHFGWTVPSFIAILMTVGVMVLLAWMVQHFVMRHLVGQEPIILFMATIGLAYFLEGVADLMWGSEIKALDVGLPQGINLWIDETTYQIFDYGFFIDNLDIVATVIAALLVAGLVAFAQYTKQGRAMRAVADDHQAALSVGISLNFIWVLVWSVAGFVALVAGIMWGTKSGVQFSLSLIALKALPVLMLGGFTSIPGAIVGGLIIGVGEKLFEFLVGPMVGGATENWFAYVLALLFLVFRPQGLFGEKIIERV; from the coding sequence ATGCCTGAACAACTCGTCTTTGCGATGGAAGTCACGCTGAATGGCCTGATGGCGGGCGTGCTTTATGCGCTGGTCGCGCTGGGCTTTGTCCTGATCTACAAGGCCTCGGGAATCTTCAACTATGCACAGGGTGTGATGGCGCTATTTGCGGCTATGACACTGGTGGGGATCATGAACGGTCAGGTGCCGTTCTCCCATGTGATCAACGCGATCTTTGGTGGGCATATCACCCATTTCGGTTGGACGGTCCCGTCCTTTATCGCAATTCTCATGACAGTGGGCGTGATGGTGTTGCTGGCCTGGATGGTGCAGCATTTCGTGATGCGCCATCTGGTTGGTCAGGAGCCGATCATTCTGTTCATGGCCACCATTGGACTTGCCTATTTCCTTGAAGGGGTGGCGGATCTGATGTGGGGGTCTGAGATCAAAGCGTTGGATGTCGGCCTGCCGCAGGGGATCAACCTGTGGATCGACGAGACCACCTATCAGATCTTCGACTATGGGTTCTTCATCGACAACCTCGATATCGTGGCGACGGTTATTGCCGCGCTGCTCGTGGCCGGGCTGGTGGCTTTTGCACAGTACACCAAACAGGGCCGCGCGATGCGGGCTGTTGCTGATGATCACCAGGCGGCCTTGTCTGTTGGCATCTCGCTGAACTTCATCTGGGTGCTGGTCTGGTCTGTTGCGGGGTTTGTCGCGCTGGTTGCCGGCATCATGTGGGGCACGAAATCCGGCGTACAGTTCTCCCTGTCGCTGATCGCGCTGAAAGCCCTTCCGGTGCTTATGCTTGGCGGCTTTACCTCAATCCCCGGTGCAATTGTCGGCGGGCTGATCATCGGTGTTGGCGAAAAACTGTTTGAATTCTTGGTCGGCCCGATGGTTGGCGGCGCGACGGAGAACTGGTTTGCCTATGTGCTGGCCCTGCTGTTCCTGGTGTTCCGCCCTCAGGGTCTGTTCGGGGAGAAGATCATTGAACGGGTCTGA
- a CDS encoding WGR domain-containing protein: MATCLLYRQAPARVPRFYRIELAMNLFAEVSVLREWGVAGGSGQSAINIYGNLREASIAADQHRKRMLKRGYDRA, encoded by the coding sequence ATGGCTACCTGTCTGCTCTATCGCCAAGCCCCCGCGCGGGTTCCGCGCTTTTATCGGATCGAACTTGCAATGAACCTGTTCGCCGAAGTCTCCGTTCTGCGGGAATGGGGGGTTGCTGGCGGCAGCGGACAGAGTGCGATCAACATTTACGGCAACCTGCGTGAAGCATCGATTGCCGCGGACCAACATCGTAAACGGATGCTGAAACGCGGCTACGATCGCGCCTGA
- a CDS encoding glutathione S-transferase family protein produces MQLYYAPKTISVAVAIALEEAGLDYEPIRIDFAAKEQLGDAYAQINPKGRVPALVVDGGILTETGALLEYVADVAPDAGLRPKDPVLLARMREVMFYLASTMHVNHAHKLRGSRWATERSSWKDMQKMVPQTMAASCDYICQSGLRGPLVLGDTLSLADCYLYVVCSWLEGDGVNVANYPKIQKFMATMDQRESIRAVTAKGML; encoded by the coding sequence ATGCAGCTATATTACGCACCCAAGACGATTTCGGTGGCCGTGGCCATTGCGCTGGAAGAGGCCGGACTGGACTATGAACCCATTCGCATCGACTTTGCTGCCAAGGAGCAACTTGGCGACGCCTACGCCCAGATCAACCCCAAGGGCCGCGTGCCAGCATTGGTCGTCGATGGCGGTATTCTGACCGAGACCGGCGCGCTGCTGGAATATGTAGCCGACGTGGCCCCGGACGCTGGCCTGCGCCCCAAGGATCCCGTGCTGCTGGCACGCATGCGCGAGGTGATGTTCTATCTCGCATCAACCATGCATGTGAACCACGCCCACAAGCTGCGCGGCAGCCGCTGGGCCACGGAGCGCAGCAGCTGGAAAGATATGCAGAAGATGGTGCCCCAGACCATGGCGGCTTCCTGCGACTATATCTGCCAGTCTGGCCTGCGCGGCCCCTTGGTGCTGGGTGACACGCTCAGTCTCGCCGATTGCTATCTCTATGTGGTGTGCAGCTGGCTGGAAGGCGACGGGGTCAATGTCGCGAACTACCCCAAAATTCAGAAATTCATGGCGACCATGGATCAGCGCGAGTCCATTCGCGCCGTGACCGCCAAGGGCATGCTGTAA
- a CDS encoding saccharopine dehydrogenase — protein MTHLWVRAEQRPNEERVGLTPEGAKALLGAGIKVTVEESSVRAIPLQGYIDAGCDIAAENAWPDAPKDAIIFGLKELPEDGTPLPHRHIMFGHAFKGQHSGKALLERFKAGGGTLYDLEYLVDDTGRRVAAFGYWAGYAGAAVTLKTWAAQQRGEICGPVGVYSGKDALLAELGAELDALATARPSAMVIGALGRVGTGAADLCEAMGVTVTKWDMAETASGGPFPQILAHGLFFNCIFARPGTPVFVPREALEQDRQLTAIGDVACDPDSDYNPVPVYTEATTWEAPALRVAETPVLDVMAIDNLPSMLPIESSQDYAAQLLSSLLTLTDLHTGVWGRAETTFKDHLPG, from the coding sequence ATGACACATCTATGGGTACGGGCCGAGCAGCGCCCCAACGAAGAGCGGGTCGGCCTGACCCCCGAAGGCGCCAAGGCGCTCTTGGGCGCAGGCATCAAGGTCACGGTTGAGGAAAGCTCAGTCCGGGCGATCCCCTTGCAGGGGTATATCGATGCAGGGTGCGATATCGCAGCAGAGAACGCTTGGCCGGACGCCCCAAAGGATGCCATCATCTTTGGCCTCAAGGAACTGCCAGAGGACGGTACCCCGCTGCCGCATCGCCACATCATGTTCGGCCATGCCTTCAAGGGCCAGCATTCCGGCAAGGCACTGCTGGAGCGGTTCAAGGCCGGTGGCGGCACGCTCTATGATCTGGAATATCTGGTGGATGACACCGGCCGCCGGGTTGCCGCCTTCGGCTATTGGGCCGGCTATGCAGGAGCCGCCGTCACCCTAAAAACCTGGGCCGCACAACAGCGGGGCGAGATCTGCGGGCCAGTGGGTGTCTACTCCGGCAAGGACGCGCTTTTGGCCGAACTCGGCGCCGAGCTGGACGCGCTCGCAACAGCCCGTCCCAGCGCTATGGTCATTGGCGCTCTGGGGCGCGTCGGGACTGGAGCGGCGGATCTCTGCGAGGCGATGGGAGTCACCGTCACCAAATGGGATATGGCCGAAACCGCCAGCGGCGGTCCCTTCCCCCAGATCCTGGCCCACGGCCTGTTTTTCAACTGCATCTTTGCCCGTCCCGGCACCCCGGTGTTCGTCCCGCGTGAGGCATTGGAGCAGGATCGCCAGCTGACCGCCATCGGGGATGTCGCCTGCGACCCCGACAGCGACTACAATCCGGTGCCGGTCTATACCGAAGCCACCACCTGGGAGGCCCCCGCCCTGCGCGTGGCCGAGACCCCGGTGCTCGACGTGATGGCCATAGACAATCTGCCATCCATGCTGCCGATCGAAAGCTCACAAGACTACGCAGCACAGCTCCTGTCCTCCCTGCTGACCCTCACCGATCTGCACACCGGCGTCTGGGGGCGGGCGGAAACCACCTTCAAGGATCATCTTCCGGGCTGA
- a CDS encoding SHOCT domain-containing protein yields the protein MSAILQEIRQLEAARDRGDISPEDFTKAKNRLLSTVEDATVLPQANRQPPPRATVRQSGTPASTAWGMLLLALCAATVMTVLVGQLVGDMTIAFTLVVTVFAAIVIAAFRRLEG from the coding sequence ATGAGTGCAATTTTGCAGGAAATCCGGCAGCTAGAGGCTGCCCGGGACAGGGGGGACATATCCCCCGAAGACTTTACAAAGGCGAAGAACCGGCTGCTAAGCACAGTCGAAGACGCGACAGTGTTACCGCAGGCCAACCGCCAGCCACCCCCGCGCGCCACAGTGCGGCAATCGGGAACCCCGGCCTCTACCGCCTGGGGCATGCTGCTACTGGCGCTGTGCGCCGCGACTGTCATGACGGTGCTTGTTGGCCAGTTGGTCGGCGACATGACCATCGCCTTCACACTGGTGGTCACCGTCTTTGCCGCCATCGTCATCGCTGCCTTCCGGCGTCTGGAGGGCTGA